The following nucleotide sequence is from Salinispirillum sp. LH 10-3-1.
GCGTCTATCAGGCCACGGCTCTTTGCCTTGGCCGTGGTATCCGCCGAATGATCCGCTCCCAACAGCGTGACTTCGACCTCACGTGCCCGCAGGCCCGCCGCCAAGGACGCTCCGATAAGACCCAGGCCGATAATACCAACGGTGATCGGTCGCTTCGCTTGATTGATCATGCCAACTACAACACGGCAACCGGGTAAGAACCCAGTTCTTTAACTTCTACCGCCCGCTCGCGCACTTCTACCATGGCTTTTTGGACGTTCTCATCTTCCAGATGACCTTTAAAGTCGATAAAGAAGACATACGCCCAATTACCGCTCGGAGAGGGCCGCGTTTCCAGGCGGGTCAAATCGACGTTGTATTTCTGGAAGGCTGCCAACAGATTGAACAACACACCCGGGCCGTTGCGCATGGAAACGATCAGGCTGGTTTTGTCTTGGCCGCTGCGCTGCACGTATTGCTGCCCGATAATCAGGAAGCGCGTAGAGTTGTCTGGGCGGTCTTCAATCTTCTGACTGATGATTTCCAAATCATACAACTCGGCCGCCATTTCGCCGGCAATCGCCGCAGCGTTCCACTCCGAATGCACGCGCTTGGCGGCTTCGGCGTTGCTGTTCACGGCAATACGCTCAACATGCGGCATATGGGCATCCAGCCATTTACGGCACTGGGCCAGTGACTGCTGGTGCGAATAGATGCGTGAAATGGCTTTCTTTTGCGTGTTCTTGCCAATCATTAAGTGCTGGTGAATGCGCAATTCCACTTCACCACAAATTTTTAGATTGGAATTCAAGAAGGTATCCAGCGTGTGGTTGACCACACCCTCGGTAGAGTTCTCGACCGGCACCACGCCGTAGTTCACGGCACCGGCTTCGACATCACGAAACACTTCATCGATGGCGAGCAACGGCTTGGTGTTCACCCACTGCCCGAAATGCTTCAGCGCCGCTTGCTGGGTAAAGGTGCCTTCTGGCCCCAGATACGCCACTTCCAAAGGCTTTTCCAGCGCCAGGCACGCGGACATAATTTCCCGAAACAGCTTTGCCATTTCTTCGTTGTCCAGCGGCCCGTCATTGCGTTCCATCACACGCTGCAACACCTGCGCTTCGCGCTCAGGGCGGTAAAACACCGCGTCTTCTTCGCCAGACTTGCGCGCTTCCAATTTCACATCGGCCACGCGCTTGGCGCAGTTCGCTCGCGCACTGATCAGGCGTTGGATTTCCGCATCAATGGCGTCTATCTCATCACGCAGCTTCAATAATTCAGGATTATTCGTTGGCTTGGTTGCCATTTATTATGACTCTCTCGACTGTTGATCGATTATTCTATGCAGCGTCGTTAGGCAGAGAGAGGCCGACCCTAAGCTCGGCCTCTCCATTACCTTATTCTTCGCCGTCGTCTGCGGCTGGAATCACATTACCTTCTTCATCCAGCACTTCTGCGCCTTCTACTTCTTCTGGCTCGGCAATACAGTCTACACCCACCAGTTTTTCATCATCGGCCAAGCGAATAATGCGCACGCCTTGCGTGTTTCGACTCAGCACGGAGATTTCATCACCACGCGTCCGCACCAGCGTACCCTGATCAGAAATCAGCATCACTTCTTCGCCATCCACCATCTGACGAGCAGCCACCAGCGGACCATTGCGGTCGTTTACGACCATAGCAATAACACCCT
It contains:
- the pheA gene encoding prephenate dehydratase codes for the protein MATKPTNNPELLKLRDEIDAIDAEIQRLISARANCAKRVADVKLEARKSGEEDAVFYRPEREAQVLQRVMERNDGPLDNEEMAKLFREIMSACLALEKPLEVAYLGPEGTFTQQAALKHFGQWVNTKPLLAIDEVFRDVEAGAVNYGVVPVENSTEGVVNHTLDTFLNSNLKICGEVELRIHQHLMIGKNTQKKAISRIYSHQQSLAQCRKWLDAHMPHVERIAVNSNAEAAKRVHSEWNAAAIAGEMAAELYDLEIISQKIEDRPDNSTRFLIIGQQYVQRSGQDKTSLIVSMRNGPGVLFNLLAAFQKYNVDLTRLETRPSPSGNWAYVFFIDFKGHLEDENVQKAMVEVRERAVEVKELGSYPVAVL